In Equus przewalskii isolate Varuska chromosome 6, EquPr2, whole genome shotgun sequence, one DNA window encodes the following:
- the LOC103558085 gene encoding complement C3, with amino-acid sequence MVWDFPMKRTVVATSQLMLSQENNFMVQALVTIPESLVFPPQRGKQYVIIRATWAPISSSSFVEKPVLVAPHAGYIFIQTDKTIYTPEHLVQYRVFTVNHRMDPVTRTFTLDIKNPDGITVMSQDLQANRGFFVSSFRLPELISLGTWSIEASYQSAAKQKFKAAFDVKEYVLPSFEVQLKPNKTFFSLNDEALGVDIRAWYTFNELVDGYALAIFGIKQDSCRIPIQSSLQRVEISEGQGHVSLQRNMLMDACQGPEKDFKEISIFVNVTVFSSGLTIPLSLHGVRWSRPRFPG; translated from the exons ATGGTGTGGGACTTTCCCATGAAGAGGACGGTGGTGGCTACTAGCCAGCTCATGCTGTCGCAGGAAAATAACTTTATGGTCCAGGCACTGGTGACA ATTCCTGAGAGCCTGGTATTCCCCCCACAACGGGGGAAGCAGTATGTCATCATCCGGGCAACGTGGGCACCCATCTCGTCGTCCTCCTTCGTGGAGAAGCCGGTGCTTGTGGCTCCCCACGCTGGCTATATCTTTATCCAGACAGACAAGACCATCTACACGCCTGAGCACTTGG ttcAATACCGGGTGTTTACCGTGAACCACAGGATGGATCCCGTGACCAGGACATTCACTCTGGACATCAAG AACCCAGACGGGATCACTGTGATGAGCCAGGATCTGCAGGCCAACAGAGGTTTCTTCGTGAGCTCCTTCCGCCTCCCAGAGCTCATCAG tcttgGGACCTGGAGCATCGAAGCCAGTTACCAGAGTGCGGCCAAGCAGAAGTTCAAGGCAGCCTTTGACGTGAAGGAATATG TGCTCCCGTCCTTCGAGGTCCAGCTGAAGCCAAACAAGACTTTCTTCAGCCTCAATGATGAGGCTCTGGGCGTGGACATCCGGGCCTG GTATACATTCAACGAGCTAGTGGATGGATACGCTCTGGCCATCTTTGGGATAAAGCAGGATTCCTGCCGGATCCCCATCCAAAGTTCACTGCAGAGGGTGGAG ATCTCAGAAGGCCAGGGCCACGTCTCCCTCCAGAGGAACATGCTGATGGATGCATGCCAAGGCCCAGAAAAGGACTTCAAGGAGATCTCAATCTTTGTCAATGTCACTGTGTTCTCTTCAG GTCTCACAATCCCCTTGTCTCTCCATGGGGTGAGATGGTCCAGGCCGAGATTTCCGGGGTGA